DNA from Parabacteroides sp. FAFU027:
GTACTTACAATCAATGGTGTTTGTTTGATAGGTAATGAGAGTGTATCTAACGGTCCGGCTTTGCTGAAGGGGCCGGGATATACAGGTAGAGTCAGACCTGTAAAGGTAGATGAACTGGTAACCGGATTTACGAGTCTTAAATAAGTGCTACTATCCGGAAGATTAAAATGTTGAACATTCACTTTGCTCAAATAAAAAACGCTGTCCCCATTAATCTTTTTCAGTTTCAGATCAGTGAAATCCTGATCTTTCATGAATTGTTTCATGGTGAGTGTGTCGGCTTTCCCTATAGGGAGAACTATGCTATCTCCGGCAATAAGCAAATGGTCCGGTAAGTTATCAAGACTGTATTTGTTGTCTATACAGCTTTGCAACAGGAGTACCGGTACGGATATTAATACCCATACAAAAACGAAGGAAAGTTTTTTCATAAATGCTGCTTTTGATTAAAGAGTTTAGGGTTACAAAATTTGTTTCCCCTTCATATTGGATATGGGGGAATTAAACAATCTGCTTTTTTAGGTCTCGATTCGTTTAAATATAAAAGGGTTATTTTATTTCTTTCATTTCCTCTGCCATATTCAACAGAAATACCCGTTCGGTTGCGCGGGTCAACGCTGTGTAAAGCCAACGGTAAAAGTCGGCACCAAGATGTTCTACGTTTAGGTTACCCAGATCGATAAATACATTCTTCCACTGTCCACCCTGGGCTTTGTGGCAGGTTACAGCGTAGGCATATTTTACCTGAAGGGCATTGTAAAATGGATCTTCCTTTAGTTTTTTCATGTGGGCACCACGTGTCGGTATGTCAGCGTAATCTTCCAGCACGGCATTGAAAAAGCGGTTTTGTTGTTCGTAAGGAAGTGACGGTGTATCCGAGTGTAATGTGTCAAGCAGGATCTTGACATCCACTTCGATATTGTAATCAGGAAAACGGAGCGAAGCATCCGTGAAACGAAAGTCGTAAATCTCCCGCTCATTACGCTTGCGGACAATTTCAGCCATTTCACCGTTTGCGATGAAGTTCATCTCTTCGTAGTCCTTGCTCCAAAAATAGTTATTTTTTGTGATCATCAGCAAGTCTCCTCCGGATAATTCTTCTTCGCGGTATAAAACTCGTCCCCTGATATTCTGGTTAAAGATATTTGCCCGTTTATTACTCCGGGTAATCAGTATGGTTTCATCAATACCGTCACGGTTATAACAATCGGAAATATGCTCAGCCAGCTCGTTGCCGTCCACGCAGTAAAGGTCAGGAAAACCATTCGTTTTGAATTGAGGCAATTCATCCAAATCATATTCCGATTCCAGTTGCTCTCTGAGTTGAGTGGCATTATACAGGATGCCCGACTCTTCGCTTTGGCGGGCTACCTGACGTAAAATCAATTCGGTAACATCCAGTCCGTATCCTTTCAGGTAATCCGCATTTAAGGCTGGAGATTCCGCTTGCCCGACCGGGGGAAGCTGGGCGGTATCACCCAATATCATCATCCGGCAACTCTCTTCGGAATAGACATACTGGATCAGGTCGTCCAGCAAACAGCCGGTACCAAATACAGCTCCTTCACCGGTTGTATTATGAATCATGGAAGCTTCATCTACGATGAAGAGGGTGTCTTTGTGCAGGTTAGGCATGATGCCAAATCCGGCCGCTTCATTTGCAAAACTCTTTTGACGGTATATTTTCTTGTGAATGGTAAAGGCCGGATGATTGGCATAGGCTGCAAATACCTTTGCGGCTCTTCCGGTGGGAGCCAGTAATACAACGGGCTGCTTCAGTTCGCTTAAGGTTTTGACCAGGCTACCGGTCAGCGAGGTTTTTCCGGTTCCGGCATATCCTTTCAGCAAAAACAATCGGGAAGGCTCTCTGTCTGTCAGGAAGTTGCAGATTTCACGTATTGCATTTTCCTGACCGGCATTGGGCGTATATGGCAGATTTTCTCTAAATTTGCGTTCAATAAAGCTATTTATCATTCTAATAGGTTGATTTCGTCGCAAAAATACAATGTTTATTTTGCTTATCCTGTAACAGAAGTGTAAAACTGTTTTAGTGCATAAAACCCTCTGATAATTAGAGAGTCAAAGCGATTCCCAAAAAAACTATTTTCAACTGCTTTTTTCAAGAATAATAATCAGATGCAACAGAAACCAGACTACTCCAAATCGGAACAATATACGTTATCCATTCGGTTGGCACCGGGTGGATTTTCATTTTACCTGGTTGATCCGGTGAACGAGGGAGCAGCGTTGTATGAAAGTTTCCTGTTGCCAAAGAATCAGCCTGTAGTGAATGCCATCGAGGAGGTCGTTTACAAAAATGAACACCTGCTTTTATCCTACAAAAAGACGGAATTGGTGGTTGTTTCCCCTTTTTATACAATAGTTCCCGCTGCGTTTAGTAATATTGAGACCGGAGAGAGGTTGCTTTCGTTTACGCATGAAAATGCAACGGGAAAATACTTTGTCAATGATTTCCGTAAAAAGGAGATGGTAAATCATTTTGCAGTAAACGAAGACTCGTATAATTTCCTGACACGTACCTTCGCTCTGTCCAAGGTAATCCACTACATGACCCCGATGCTGGAATATTTTACAGAACGAAGTCGTTTCGGAAACTATTCGAAGATGTATGCCAACCTCGAATCGGATCGGATAGACCTCTTTTGTTTTCACCGGAATCAATTGGAGCTGGTAAATAGTTATGCTTGTCAGAATTTGAATGATGCGATCTATTATACCCTCTATACCTGGGAAAAGCTGGGGCTGCATCAGGTTAATGATGAACTTCATATTTGTGGGGATGCCGGGCTGCGAAGCCGTATGACTCCTCATTTATCTAAATACATTCAGCGGGTTTTACCGCTCAATCCTCCGACCAGCTGGTACGTGGCGCCAGCTGACAACAAACCATTGCCACTGGATCTAAAGACTTTATCATTATGCGTATAATTGGTGGCGAATTCAAGCGCAGACGCTTCGATGTGCCAAAAAATATCACGGCTCGTCCGACAACGGACTTTGCCCGTGAAAATCTTTTTAATGTATTGGAAAACCGGCTCGATCTGGAAGATATCACGGCTCTTGATCTTTTTGCCGGAACTGGAGCTGTCAGTTTTGAGCTTATCTCACGTGGGTGTGGAAAAGTGGTCAGCATTGAAAAGGCTTCCACACAATTTTCATTTATCATTAAGGTGATGAAGGAGTTGAAGACCGATCGTCTCATTCCGGTTCGGGGCGATGTTTTCAAATATATCGGTCAGACCCGCGAGAAGTTTGATTTTATTTTTGCCGATCCTCCTTACGATTTGAAGGGATTGGAAACTATTCCAGGTCTGATATTTGAAAACGATTTGTTGAAAGAGGGTGGCATTTTCATCTTAGAACACGGTCGTAATAATGATTTCTCGGAAATGCCTCAGTTTGTAGAGAAACGGGTGTATGGGAGCGTGAACTTCAGCTTTTTTGAAAATAAAGAGTAGGGGATAAGCAATTTTGTTTTGCCTATCCATTAAATCTCCAGCTAAAAATAGTCCGGCGGCATGCAGAAATGCGAGGTAGTCTGCCTCCCTCGCATTTCTGCACGCCGCTGTCGCATTTCTGCGTGCCTCCCACGCATTTCTGCGTGCCTCCCACGCATTTCTGTATGCCGCGCTCGCATTTCTGGGTGCCGCCGAAGCAATTCTGCATGACTCCGGGATATTTATACATTAGTAATAACCAGATAGTTAATTGCTTTTGAAATAAAAGCCACGAATACACAGAAATTGAAGTGTATTCGTGGCTTTTTGTTTGGAAGAATGGAGCTAAAGTAACGGGCTGAATAGCCTGATGGTCGATTCTGTAAATTTCTCCACACGGGGACGCTTTATCCAGTGATTGAGTGTGATACGGCGACAATGGTTCTGATCGTTGAGGAATACCTCTTTAAGTTTAAGCGCCATCTCTTTGTGGTAAAGGAATGCGTTGATCTCGAAATTGTGTTCAAAGCTACGAAAATCAAGGTTTGTCGAACCCACCGTTGCTACAGCATCATCCGAAACCACCATCTTTGAATGCAGGAATCCGGGCTGGTAAAGATAGACCTTTACACCTGCTTTTAAGATGGACTTGAGGTAGGAGCGGGTAGCCAGATGCACCATGTGCGAATCCGAGCGCTCGGGTATCATCAGCCGGACATCCACTCCGCTTAATGCCGCCGTCTGTAATGCGGTCAGCAGGCTTTCTCCCGGCAGAAAGTAGGGCGTTTGCAGATAGACATACTCTTTGGCGGAGTGAATGATCTTCAGGTAAGCCTGTAATATCTCGCGCCACTCACCAAATGGACCGCTGGTAATGACCTGAACCGGTGTATCGCCTTTCTGTAACACTTTTTCATCATGAAAATAATGCTTCAACGGCAGCAATTCACGGGTGGTAAAGTACCAGTCAATCAGGAATGCCGATTCCAGAGCCTCCACGGCTTGTCCTTCGATACGGAGATGCAGGTCTTTCCAGATTCCCCATGCCAATCCCTTGTGGTACCGGTCTGCGATATTCATACCTCCGGTATATCCTATTTTTCCGTCTATAATGACTAGCTTCCGGTGGTTGCGGAAATTGATTTTGCTCGTTAAGCGGTGGAAGTGTACTTCCTGGAAGATGGCCGTCTGAATGCCCGCTTTGCGCATTTCACCAAAGAACTCTTTCGGTACCTTCCAGCAACCGACATCATCCACAATTACCCGAACTTCCACACCTTTTGATGCCTTTTCTACCAGCAAATCTTTTACCTTGTTTCCAATCTCGTCACTCTCGATGATGTAATACTGCACATGGATGTAATGACGGGCATGACGGATATCTTCCAGCAAACGGGCAAACTTATCATCACCGTTGGAGAATATCTCCACCTCATTGTGCATAAAGACCGGAAACTGGTTGCGGTGATTGAGCAGACGAGCCATCGTGCGATACTCTTCCGGGAGTGTATTTATGCTTCGTCGTCCTTCGGGGTAAGTAAGGCGAACGTTGACTTTTCTCCTTTTCTTGCGGGAAATAAGCTTCTGACGTGTAAAGTCCTGTCCAAAAAAGATATAAAAGAAAATTCCAAGGAATGGCAACAGAAAAAATAGTAATATCCAGGCCAGTGTTTTCACCGGATTGCGGTTGCCTGCAATTACAACAATAACTGCCGCAATGGAGGTAACCAGATAAAGAATCTGGAATGTAATGGCTAACCAGTGACCTGACCCGAAAAAGAACATAATGCCTGATTTTTGATTTTTGCTAATATAGTTTCTTTTACAATAAGAAACAAATCTGAGTGGGTGGATGTTTGGCCAAAAGTTCAAACTATCAGAAGTGTTTGTATCTTATACATAAAAAAAGAATCTTCTACCGGGGCAGAAGATTCTTAATGAAATAGAAGAATTGCAGAGTAGAGTTTGCGTCATTTCTTATCGATATGGCGAACCATTTCCGACGCTGCCAGAAGAAATGCGCCCACACCAAAATTTGCCGTTGAATTAGCATCGACCACCTGACCTGGAATCGCTCTGTCTCCAATAGGCTGTATGTAACCAATTTTACCCTCGGGTTGCAATGCCGTTGTTGTCAGGTATTTCCAGCCTTTCATAGCTGCAGGCAAATACGTTTTTTCTTTAAGATAACCGTTGTTGATTCCCCATAAAAGTCCATAGGTAAAGAAGGCGGTGCCACTGGTTTCGTAGCCCGGAGCATGATTCGGGTCAAGCATACTGCGGGTCCAGTAACCCTCTTTTTGCTGTGATTTTATGATGGTTTTAGCCATCGCTTTAAACTGCTTCTCAAACAATGGTCTGTTTTTATAATCAACCGGCAAGTCTTTTAGCACCTTTGCCAGTCCGGCAAAAAGCCATCCGTCACCACGTGCCCAGAAATCTTTTTTTCCATTCACGCTTTTGTGTTTGGGATAGGTATATCTTGCATCACGGTAGAATAGTTCGGTTTTAGGGTCATACATGATGCTTTTTGCATAGGTATAGTATTCGGTAAGCTTATCCAGATACATTTCGTTTCCGGTCACTTTATACAGTTTGGTCATTACCGGCATTACCATATAGAGACCATCTACCCACCACCAATAATCATTATTGGGAGTCCCCATCTCATACTCCATAACTTCACGGGCACGGGCAATTTTTTTAGGATCCGGAGCCAGGTAGTACAGATCGATATAGGTCTGGAAGCAAATCTGCCAGTCTCCAAACAAAACAAATTCCGGTTTTTCTCCGTAACTGTATTTCCATTGAGATTTGTCGTCACCAGTTGCTCCTCTCCAACTGTTTTGCTCTGCCCACTTTTCCGAATATTGGCGAAAAGCTTCATTTCCGGTGACAAAGTAGGCTTCCATATTTCCGGTATGATAGGCTGCATTATCCCAGAATGGATTTCCCGGATCAGAGTGATTCGTTTGCCAGTAGTTATTTACTTTATTGATGATGGCGATTACCTCTTTCTTATCCGGCTTTTCTGCTGCAAATATGTTTATGTTTAGAAGGAGGGCTATGATGGTAATATATCCTGAAAGCTTCATTTCGGTAGTTCTTTGAGGTGTTATGTGATCTAATGGTAGGTGCCGTTATTTAGTTTAAAAGGAATGCTCCGGAGAGCATTCCTTTCGTTGAATAACCTAACTAATACCTAAGACACCTAAAGAAATTAATAATTCGGATTTTGTTCCAGTTTAGCATCTTTGTTCAGGTCGATTTCAGATTGAGGAATAGGAAATAATAAATTTTTCTCGGTAATACCGGTTACCTGATAGGTTGCTGGTGTAGTGGCATTGGCCATTGCTACACGTTGGAGCAAAGTTTTGGTACGTAACAGAGTCATACGTCTGTTTTCTTCAGCTAATAATTCGCGTGCTCTTTCGTCCAATATAAAGTTCATGCTAATATCGGATGCTGAAACAGGGGTTGCATTTGCACGTGCTCTGATTATGTTGATTGTGGTAGCAGCATCAGATAATTTGTTTTGTTTGAACTGAGCTTCGGCTTTTAATAGATAAGTCTCAGCCAAACGCATCATTATCATATCTTTCCACATACCGTATCCGAATGCATCACGCGAGTCAAAATGTCCCCATTTCAAGGTATAAGGACATACTTTG
Protein-coding regions in this window:
- a CDS encoding ATP-dependent RecD-like DNA helicase, with translation MINSFIERKFRENLPYTPNAGQENAIREICNFLTDREPSRLFLLKGYAGTGKTSLTGSLVKTLSELKQPVVLLAPTGRAAKVFAAYANHPAFTIHKKIYRQKSFANEAAGFGIMPNLHKDTLFIVDEASMIHNTTGEGAVFGTGCLLDDLIQYVYSEESCRMMILGDTAQLPPVGQAESPALNADYLKGYGLDVTELILRQVARQSEESGILYNATQLREQLESEYDLDELPQFKTNGFPDLYCVDGNELAEHISDCYNRDGIDETILITRSNKRANIFNQNIRGRVLYREEELSGGDLLMITKNNYFWSKDYEEMNFIANGEMAEIVRKRNEREIYDFRFTDASLRFPDYNIEVDVKILLDTLHSDTPSLPYEQQNRFFNAVLEDYADIPTRGAHMKKLKEDPFYNALQVKYAYAVTCHKAQGGQWKNVFIDLGNLNVEHLGADFYRWLYTALTRATERVFLLNMAEEMKEIK
- a CDS encoding DUF3822 family protein, with amino-acid sequence MQQKPDYSKSEQYTLSIRLAPGGFSFYLVDPVNEGAALYESFLLPKNQPVVNAIEEVVYKNEHLLLSYKKTELVVVSPFYTIVPAAFSNIETGERLLSFTHENATGKYFVNDFRKKEMVNHFAVNEDSYNFLTRTFALSKVIHYMTPMLEYFTERSRFGNYSKMYANLESDRIDLFCFHRNQLELVNSYACQNLNDAIYYTLYTWEKLGLHQVNDELHICGDAGLRSRMTPHLSKYIQRVLPLNPPTSWYVAPADNKPLPLDLKTLSLCV
- a CDS encoding RsmD family RNA methyltransferase yields the protein MRIIGGEFKRRRFDVPKNITARPTTDFARENLFNVLENRLDLEDITALDLFAGTGAVSFELISRGCGKVVSIEKASTQFSFIIKVMKELKTDRLIPVRGDVFKYIGQTREKFDFIFADPPYDLKGLETIPGLIFENDLLKEGGIFILEHGRNNDFSEMPQFVEKRVYGSVNFSFFENKE
- the cls gene encoding cardiolipin synthase: MFFFGSGHWLAITFQILYLVTSIAAVIVVIAGNRNPVKTLAWILLFFLLPFLGIFFYIFFGQDFTRQKLISRKKRRKVNVRLTYPEGRRSINTLPEEYRTMARLLNHRNQFPVFMHNEVEIFSNGDDKFARLLEDIRHARHYIHVQYYIIESDEIGNKVKDLLVEKASKGVEVRVIVDDVGCWKVPKEFFGEMRKAGIQTAIFQEVHFHRLTSKINFRNHRKLVIIDGKIGYTGGMNIADRYHKGLAWGIWKDLHLRIEGQAVEALESAFLIDWYFTTRELLPLKHYFHDEKVLQKGDTPVQVITSGPFGEWREILQAYLKIIHSAKEYVYLQTPYFLPGESLLTALQTAALSGVDVRLMIPERSDSHMVHLATRSYLKSILKAGVKVYLYQPGFLHSKMVVSDDAVATVGSTNLDFRSFEHNFEINAFLYHKEMALKLKEVFLNDQNHCRRITLNHWIKRPRVEKFTESTIRLFSPLL
- a CDS encoding glycoside hydrolase family 88 protein; this translates as MKLSGYITIIALLLNINIFAAEKPDKKEVIAIINKVNNYWQTNHSDPGNPFWDNAAYHTGNMEAYFVTGNEAFRQYSEKWAEQNSWRGATGDDKSQWKYSYGEKPEFVLFGDWQICFQTYIDLYYLAPDPKKIARAREVMEYEMGTPNNDYWWWVDGLYMVMPVMTKLYKVTGNEMYLDKLTEYYTYAKSIMYDPKTELFYRDARYTYPKHKSVNGKKDFWARGDGWLFAGLAKVLKDLPVDYKNRPLFEKQFKAMAKTIIKSQQKEGYWTRSMLDPNHAPGYETSGTAFFTYGLLWGINNGYLKEKTYLPAAMKGWKYLTTTALQPEGKIGYIQPIGDRAIPGQVVDANSTANFGVGAFLLAASEMVRHIDKK